One segment of Nocardioides sp. QY071 DNA contains the following:
- a CDS encoding DUF3263 domain-containing protein produces MNAERSPQAADAAAPAGLSKRDVDILAFERQWWKYAGAKESAVREQFDMSATRYYQVLNALIDRPEALEADPLLVRRLRRLRSQRQRQRSARRLGFEI; encoded by the coding sequence ATGAACGCCGAGCGCAGCCCCCAGGCCGCCGACGCCGCCGCTCCCGCTGGCCTCAGCAAGCGTGACGTCGACATCCTCGCCTTCGAGCGCCAGTGGTGGAAGTACGCCGGCGCCAAGGAGAGCGCCGTGCGCGAGCAGTTCGACATGAGCGCGACCCGCTACTACCAGGTGCTCAACGCGCTGATCGACCGCCCCGAGGCCCTCGAGGCCGACCCGCTGCTCGTGCGTCGCCTGCGGCGCCTGCGCTCGCAGCGTCAGCGGCAGCGGTCCGCGCGGCGCCTGGGCTTCGAGATCTGA
- a CDS encoding LytR C-terminal domain-containing protein produces MTFPTWPTRTRDERGAVLPSPVVLLSIVAVVLAAIAFVATRGDGPAERDISATKAAATPTATDEPGDAGTEPTATPTEDKPAPPPVVRGDHSVVVFNNTAIRGLAGRVAEKVKAAGWKVAAADNWYGTVPATSVYFPKGKKAVAQQLALDLGIARVLPADTDSDMSDTNLTVILTGELD; encoded by the coding sequence ATGACCTTCCCCACCTGGCCCACTCGCACCCGAGACGAGCGCGGCGCCGTCCTGCCCTCGCCCGTGGTGCTGCTCAGCATCGTCGCCGTGGTCCTCGCGGCCATCGCCTTCGTCGCGACCCGCGGCGACGGCCCGGCCGAGCGCGACATCTCCGCCACCAAGGCGGCCGCCACCCCGACCGCCACCGACGAGCCCGGTGATGCCGGCACCGAGCCGACCGCGACGCCTACCGAGGACAAGCCCGCCCCGCCGCCCGTCGTACGCGGTGACCACTCGGTCGTGGTCTTCAACAACACCGCGATCCGCGGCCTGGCCGGCCGGGTCGCGGAGAAGGTGAAGGCCGCCGGCTGGAAGGTCGCGGCCGCCGACAACTGGTACGGCACCGTCCCCGCCACCAGCGTCTACTTCCCGAAGGGCAAGAAGGCGGTCGCCCAGCAGCTCGCGCTCGACCTGGGCATCGCCCGGGTGCTGCCCGCCGACACCGACAGCGACATGAGCGACACGAACCTCACGGTCATCTTGACCGGCGAGCTGGACTGA
- the otsB gene encoding trehalose-phosphatase gives MGCVRFTSVPGQQRYDALVRVASRTVVGLDFDGTLSPIVDDPAQAHIHPDAPAVLTALAEEVAAIAVITGRPARQALDLGGLEEVGDALEAAGKELFVFGQYGNERWSSSHRRIKGARPPRGLATFERDLPRALRSAGAADAFVEDKGLAVAVHTRRLPDSEEAFDRLLPSLRELADRHGLVLEPGKSVIEVRSAGSHKGMVVHRLAAVLEADGFLFAGDDLGDVEAFEAVEELGDRGLATLRVCSASDEQSALVALSDVVVHGPAGVLDLLRQLATDARAARRTS, from the coding sequence ATGGGGTGCGTGAGGTTCACGTCGGTTCCCGGCCAGCAGCGGTACGACGCCCTGGTGCGCGTCGCGTCGCGGACCGTCGTCGGCCTGGACTTCGACGGCACCCTGTCACCGATCGTCGACGACCCCGCCCAGGCGCACATCCACCCGGACGCGCCGGCGGTGCTGACGGCGCTGGCCGAGGAGGTCGCCGCGATCGCGGTGATCACCGGGCGACCCGCGCGCCAGGCGCTCGACCTCGGGGGGCTGGAGGAGGTCGGCGACGCCCTCGAGGCGGCCGGCAAGGAGCTGTTCGTTTTCGGCCAGTACGGCAACGAGCGCTGGAGCTCGAGCCACCGCCGCATCAAGGGAGCCCGCCCCCCGCGCGGCCTGGCGACCTTCGAGCGCGACCTGCCGCGCGCGCTGCGCAGCGCCGGCGCCGCCGACGCGTTCGTCGAGGACAAGGGGCTCGCGGTCGCGGTCCACACCCGGCGCCTGCCGGACTCCGAAGAGGCCTTCGACCGGCTGCTGCCCTCGCTGCGCGAGCTCGCCGACCGGCACGGGCTGGTCCTCGAGCCCGGCAAGTCGGTGATCGAGGTGCGCTCGGCCGGCTCCCACAAGGGCATGGTCGTGCACCGCCTGGCCGCGGTGCTCGAGGCCGACGGCTTCCTGTTCGCCGGCGACGACCTCGGCGACGTCGAGGCGTTCGAGGCCGTCGAGGAGCTCGGCGACCGCGGCCTGGCCACCCTGCGGGTGTGCTCGGCGTCCGACGAGCAGAGTGCCCTGGTCGCGCTCTCCGACGTCGTCGTGCATGGTCCCGCCGGCGTGCTCGACCTGCTCCGGCAGCTCGCGACCGACGCGCGCGCGGCGCGTCGTACTTCTTGA
- the thrC gene encoding threonine synthase: MSAVVTEVETTETKPGLREGAFGNATALSCRECGHRVDLGPFYACPECFGPLEISYDFPAITREEIEAGPRNIWRYKALLPVPSDIETSPNTEPGFTRLLDAKNLAAELGIDKLWVKDDSTNPTNSFKDRVVACALSAARELGSTVFACPSTGNLANAVAAAGARAGIKTVVFIPSNLEQPKQVNSAIFTENLVAVDGNYDDVNKLASEIAGEEEGWAFVNVNVRPYYAEGSKTLGYEIAEQLGWRLPDQVVIPVASGSQLTKVDKSFQELIKLGLVEDKPYRIFGAQATGCGPVATAYKAGVDAIRPVKPDTIAKSLAIGNPADGIYVLDIARRTGGAVEEVTDEEIREGIVLLARTEGIFTETAGGTTTAVTKKLVETGQLDPSLETVIINTGHGLKTLDAVSGQVGAAATIAPSYKAFKETGL; the protein is encoded by the coding sequence ATGAGCGCCGTTGTGACCGAGGTCGAGACGACCGAGACGAAGCCCGGCCTGCGCGAGGGCGCGTTCGGCAACGCCACCGCCCTCTCCTGTCGTGAGTGCGGCCACCGGGTCGACCTGGGCCCGTTCTACGCCTGCCCGGAGTGCTTCGGGCCGCTGGAGATCTCCTACGACTTCCCGGCGATCACCCGCGAGGAGATCGAAGCCGGCCCCCGCAACATCTGGCGCTACAAGGCGCTGCTGCCGGTCCCGAGCGACATCGAGACCAGCCCCAACACCGAGCCCGGCTTCACCCGGCTGCTCGACGCGAAGAACCTGGCCGCCGAGCTCGGCATCGACAAGCTCTGGGTCAAGGACGACTCCACCAACCCGACGAACTCCTTCAAGGACCGCGTCGTCGCCTGCGCGCTCAGCGCCGCTCGCGAGCTCGGCTCGACCGTCTTCGCCTGCCCCTCGACCGGCAACCTCGCCAACGCGGTGGCCGCTGCCGGCGCCCGTGCCGGGATCAAGACCGTCGTGTTCATCCCCAGCAACCTCGAGCAGCCCAAGCAGGTCAACTCGGCGATCTTCACCGAGAACCTGGTCGCCGTCGACGGCAACTACGACGACGTCAACAAGCTCGCCTCCGAGATCGCCGGCGAGGAGGAGGGCTGGGCGTTCGTCAACGTCAACGTGCGGCCCTACTACGCCGAGGGCTCCAAGACCCTGGGCTACGAGATCGCCGAGCAGCTCGGCTGGCGGCTTCCGGACCAGGTCGTCATCCCGGTCGCGTCCGGCTCCCAGCTGACCAAGGTCGACAAGTCCTTCCAGGAGCTGATCAAGCTCGGCCTCGTGGAGGACAAGCCCTACCGGATCTTCGGCGCCCAGGCCACCGGCTGTGGCCCGGTCGCGACCGCCTACAAGGCCGGGGTCGACGCGATCCGCCCGGTCAAGCCCGACACCATCGCGAAGAGCCTGGCCATCGGCAACCCCGCCGACGGCATCTACGTCCTCGACATCGCCCGCCGCACCGGCGGCGCCGTCGAGGAGGTCACCGATGAGGAGATCCGCGAGGGCATCGTGCTGCTCGCCCGCACCGAGGGGATCTTCACCGAGACCGCCGGCGGTACGACGACCGCGGTCACCAAGAAGCTCGTCGAGACCGGCCAGCTCGACCCCAGCCTCGAGACGGTCATCATCAACACCGGCCACGGCCTCAAGACCCTCGACGCGGTCTCCGGCCAGGTCGGCGCGGCGGCGACCATCGCCCCGAGCTACAAGGCCTTCAAGGAGACCGGTCTCTGA
- a CDS encoding MoaD/ThiS family protein, translating into MAVSVRIPTILRTYTGGESEVSATGAKLSEILDDLDANYAGIKGRILDEDGKLRRFVNVYVNNDDVRFEQELDTPTPDGAEVSVIPAVAGGC; encoded by the coding sequence ATGGCAGTCAGCGTCCGGATCCCCACCATCCTCCGCACCTACACCGGTGGTGAGTCCGAGGTCAGCGCCACCGGCGCCAAGCTCTCCGAGATCCTCGACGACCTCGACGCCAACTACGCGGGCATCAAGGGCCGGATCCTCGACGAGGACGGCAAGCTGCGCCGCTTCGTCAACGTCTACGTCAACAACGACGACGTGCGCTTCGAGCAGGAGCTCGACACCCCGACGCCCGACGGCGCCGAGGTCTCGGTGATCCCCGCGGTCGCCGGCGGCTGCTGA